In Dehalococcoidia bacterium, the genomic window GTGGATGTTGGACAGGTGTACCTCCACGATGGGCAGGCGCGTGTCCAGAAGGGCGTCGCGGAGGGAGAGGCCGTAGTGGGTCAGCGCGCCCGGGTTGATGATGATGCCCTGGCTTTCCTGCGCGTGCGCCTGGAGGAAGTCAACGAGAGCGCCCTCGCTGTTGGACTGGTAGGTCAGGACCTCCGCGCCCAGCTCCGTGGCGCGCTGGCGGACCGCCGCCTCGATCTGCGAGAGCGTCTGCGTGCCGTAGTGGGCGGGGTCGCGCCCCCTGCCGAGCATGTTCAGGTTGGGGCCGTTCAGCAGCAGGAACTTCATGTCATTGTCCTTTCGCCCTGGGGTGCGCCTTGAGGTATTTCTTGCGCTGCTCCTCCTGGGAGACGTGCGTGTAAATCTGCGTGGTGCTGGGGCTGGCGTGTCCCAGAAGCTCCTGCACCACGCGCAGGTCCGCGCCGCCGTCCAGCAGGTGCGTCGCAAAGCTGTGGCGCAGGGTGTGCGTGTGCACCCGCGGGTCCAGGCCCG contains:
- the aroQ gene encoding type II 3-dehydroquinate dehydratase, whose protein sequence is MKFLLLNGPNLNMLGRGRDPAHYGTQTLSQIEAAVRQRATELGAEVLTYQSNSEGALVDFLQAHAQESQGIIINPGALTHYGLSLRDALLDTRLPIVEVHLSNIHGREEWRTKSVIASIARAQVSGLGWRGYTAALEYLAATLHEEGKRVY